The following proteins are co-located in the Streptosporangium brasiliense genome:
- a CDS encoding glycoside hydrolase family 3 N-terminal domain-containing protein, with product MIVRGGPAGMSPELAGLADTVLQPGFVGVEVPDWLRRRLAEGLGGVALYSRNIVDGAQVRALTAALRAENPDVVIATDEEAGDVTRLEALTGSSRPGNLALGAVDDAELTEEVARGIGHDMAEAGITLNYAPVVDVNSDLDNPVVGTRAFGSDPWLVARHARAWVTGLQSAGVAACAKHFPGHGATAVDSHNDLPTVSYSAEELAATTLPPYRAAIEAGVQAVMTGHLLVPAYDPAAPATMSSRLLVGLLREELGFDGLIVTDGVEMPSVAERYGVTGAAVRALAAGADAVCVGGERKGAGVVGFMRNAIVNAVIDGTLPEERLAEAAARVRRLAAWSAGQRRAAWATGRPAPAPAGLAAARRALRVHGEGLPLTSAPQVIEFVSETNIAIDRATPWGVAAPLAALLPGTSAVRLGAEDPDPPLTGGRPLVVVVRDAHRHAWVSARLDALLSRRPDAVVVEMGLPGPATPGGTHITTYGATSACGQAAAELLAGHPAGIPAGTH from the coding sequence ATGATCGTTCGCGGCGGGCCGGCGGGCATGAGCCCCGAGCTGGCCGGGCTTGCCGACACCGTCCTGCAACCCGGGTTCGTGGGGGTGGAGGTGCCCGACTGGCTGCGCAGGCGCCTGGCCGAGGGGCTCGGCGGGGTCGCGCTCTACTCCCGGAACATCGTGGACGGCGCGCAGGTCAGAGCGCTGACCGCGGCCCTGCGGGCGGAGAACCCGGACGTGGTGATCGCCACCGACGAGGAGGCGGGCGACGTCACCCGGCTGGAGGCGCTCACCGGCAGCTCCCGGCCGGGCAACCTCGCGCTCGGCGCGGTGGACGACGCCGAGCTGACCGAGGAGGTCGCCCGCGGGATCGGCCACGACATGGCCGAGGCCGGCATCACCCTGAACTACGCCCCCGTGGTCGACGTCAACTCCGACCTGGACAACCCCGTCGTCGGCACCCGCGCGTTCGGCTCCGACCCCTGGCTGGTGGCCCGGCACGCCCGCGCCTGGGTCACCGGCCTGCAGTCGGCCGGGGTGGCCGCCTGCGCCAAGCACTTCCCCGGCCACGGGGCCACCGCCGTGGACTCCCACAACGACCTGCCGACCGTGTCCTACTCCGCCGAGGAGCTCGCCGCCACGACGCTCCCGCCGTACCGGGCCGCCATCGAGGCCGGCGTCCAGGCCGTGATGACCGGCCACCTGCTCGTCCCCGCCTACGACCCCGCCGCCCCCGCCACGATGAGCAGCCGCCTCCTCGTCGGGCTGCTGCGCGAGGAGCTCGGCTTCGACGGCCTGATCGTGACCGACGGCGTGGAGATGCCCTCGGTCGCCGAGCGGTACGGCGTGACCGGCGCGGCCGTCCGCGCCCTGGCCGCCGGGGCCGACGCCGTCTGCGTGGGCGGCGAACGCAAGGGCGCCGGCGTGGTCGGGTTCATGCGCAACGCCATCGTGAACGCCGTGATCGACGGCACCCTCCCCGAGGAGCGCCTGGCCGAGGCCGCCGCCCGGGTGCGCCGCCTGGCGGCCTGGTCGGCCGGGCAGCGCCGGGCCGCCTGGGCGACGGGCCGGCCGGCGCCGGCCCCGGCCGGTCTCGCGGCGGCCCGGCGCGCCCTCCGGGTCCACGGCGAGGGCCTGCCGCTGACCTCGGCGCCACAGGTGATCGAGTTCGTGTCGGAGACGAACATCGCCATCGACCGGGCCACCCCCTGGGGCGTCGCCGCCCCGCTGGCCGCGCTGCTCCCCGGGACGAGCGCCGTGCGGCTCGGCGCCGAGGACCCGGACCCGCCGCTGACCGGCGGACGCCCGCTGGTGGTCGTGGTGCGGGACGCCCACCGGCACGCCTGGGTCTCGGCCCGGCTCGACGCGCTGCTGTCCCGGCGGCCCGACGCGGTCGTGGTGGAGATGGGCCTGCCGGGCCCCGCGACGCCCGGCGGCACGCACATCACCACCTACGGCGCGACGAGCGCGTGCGGCCAGGCGGCGGCCGAACTCCTGGCCGGCCACCCCGCCGGGATCCCCGCGGGCACGCACTGA
- a CDS encoding non-ribosomal peptide synthetase has protein sequence MSALSYAQERLWFLDRLTPGDGTYNMVVCERLIGPLDPGALARALSEIVARHESLRTVFPEAGGAPAAVVLDPAPVEIERLDLTGGDGGHPSGTAGERLRELLAERSNRPFDLAEGPLFRAALLRTGPGEHVFLLVVHHIAGDAWSIEQVLFAELAALYAAFTAGLPSPLPPPALQYRDYARLQRERPAELDGLLRELDGVPVLELPADRPRPAVRTTGGDLSVHRIPVELWQEVTALARAERCTPFMTVLAAYQVLLSRYTGQEDFCVGTPVAGRDHEEYESVFGIFINTLALRADLAGDPTFRETLKRVRRRAFTMYGHAAVPFERVVGELRLDRDPARTPLFQTMLMLGNPDGGTLTLDGLRTEPVLSGLTGAKFDLALDVVVYPTHVQLMFTYSTDLFDRSTVERMAAHFETLLRSIVADPGRRLSELEILPAGELAAVLGEPPEELAWETGALLLDHLIARQAARTPHAPAVIVPGTAGASATSDAPARPAAPGTAGGPGGTVLTYGGLDRAATAVADRLRLLLARTAPSGPAGQGARVALALTAGPEAVVALLGILKAGAAYVPLDPAQPAERLAYLLADSGAAVVIAEEAGFAGFTGPIVTRADLAFWTTERAAVPEPAVRHPDQAAYVIYTSGSTGRPKGVVVGHRTLSHLARSFRDLHGFGPGERVLMVPPLSFDASAGDVFPALISGAALVLHPDPASLTGPALVDLCAEHSITMVDTASALWQQWVEHLEEAGDGGARAGGAGFPLTTMMVGGEGVPLERLRAWAGLTGGRVAFHNHYGPTEATVCATAYRTVDGSELGAATHLPIGTALPHTRVYVLDRHGNPAPIGVPGEVHIGGECLAHGYLGRPGLTAGRFLPDPFSPRPGARMYATGDLARVRSGGNLEFLGRTDRQVKVNGNRIEPGEVEAACLAHPGVREAVVVAGARRLVAYLVGEPLTTAALRAFLADRLPGYMIPGAVVMLAALPLTSHGKIDFRALPEPDRDGDAPPYEPPREGTERALAAVWAEVLKVEPGRRDNFFDLGGHSLLAPRIVSGIAAGLGVTVPMTALFATADLAELAAVVDGRPDEAVDLRAEAVLPGDIARTGAPVPDGPPERVLLTGASGFLGAYLLAGLLRATEAEIHCLVRGDDPVGRLRGNLERHGLWEDRFAGRIVPERGDLGAPGLGLPPGRSAELADSADLIVHNGALVNFALPYRRLRAANVDGVLEILRLAARGRITTPVHLVSTLGVHLTPGERTVREGDPLPDPDLLHLGYDQSKWVADRLAGAARRTGLPIAIHRPARVSADSRTGRSAPGDFLGRLFATCALLGSVPDGERLDMAPVDHVAAAIVHLARSRATGDFHYYNPRVLNSAELAEGLRERGFPVRLVPGGRWRRLVRDRLAVGDDLPIALYPAFVADHEGPGGPSFDCSATEETLAGAGLVCPPADGALLGRYLDHYIGAGVLAGARRA, from the coding sequence GTGAGCGCGCTCTCCTACGCCCAGGAGCGGCTGTGGTTCCTGGACCGGCTCACCCCCGGGGACGGGACCTACAACATGGTCGTCTGCGAGCGGCTCATCGGGCCGCTCGACCCCGGCGCGCTGGCCCGGGCGCTGAGCGAGATCGTCGCCAGGCACGAGTCGCTGCGGACCGTCTTCCCCGAGGCCGGCGGCGCCCCCGCCGCGGTGGTCCTGGACCCGGCCCCGGTGGAGATCGAACGGCTCGACCTGACCGGCGGGGACGGGGGCCACCCCTCCGGGACGGCCGGGGAGCGGCTGCGGGAGCTGCTCGCCGAGCGGAGCAACCGGCCCTTCGACCTGGCCGAGGGGCCCCTGTTCCGGGCCGCCCTGCTGCGCACCGGACCCGGTGAGCACGTCTTCCTGCTGGTCGTGCACCACATCGCCGGGGACGCCTGGTCGATCGAGCAGGTGCTGTTCGCCGAGCTGGCCGCGCTGTACGCGGCCTTCACCGCCGGGCTGCCGTCGCCGCTGCCGCCCCCCGCCCTGCAGTACCGCGACTACGCGCGCCTGCAGCGCGAGCGGCCGGCCGAGCTCGACGGCCTGCTCCGGGAGCTCGACGGGGTGCCGGTGCTGGAGCTGCCCGCCGACCGGCCGCGCCCCGCCGTGCGGACCACCGGCGGGGACCTGTCCGTCCACCGGATCCCGGTGGAGCTGTGGCAGGAGGTCACCGCGCTGGCCAGGGCCGAGCGGTGCACGCCGTTCATGACCGTCCTGGCCGCCTACCAGGTGCTGCTGTCCCGCTACACCGGGCAGGAGGACTTCTGCGTCGGCACCCCCGTCGCGGGCCGTGACCACGAGGAGTACGAGTCGGTCTTCGGCATCTTCATCAACACCCTCGCCCTGCGCGCGGACCTGGCCGGCGACCCCACCTTCCGCGAGACGCTCAAGCGGGTGCGGCGGCGCGCCTTCACCATGTACGGCCACGCCGCGGTGCCGTTCGAGCGGGTGGTGGGCGAGCTGCGGCTCGACCGGGACCCGGCCAGGACGCCGCTGTTCCAGACGATGCTCATGCTGGGCAACCCCGACGGCGGGACACTCACCCTCGACGGCCTGCGCACCGAGCCGGTGCTGTCGGGCCTGACCGGCGCCAAGTTCGACCTCGCCCTGGACGTGGTCGTCTACCCCACCCACGTCCAGCTCATGTTCACCTACAGCACCGACCTGTTCGACCGGTCCACGGTGGAGCGGATGGCCGCCCACTTCGAGACGTTGCTGCGGTCGATCGTCGCCGATCCGGGCCGTCGCCTGTCGGAGCTAGAGATCCTGCCCGCCGGCGAGCTCGCCGCCGTCCTCGGCGAGCCCCCCGAGGAGCTCGCCTGGGAGACCGGGGCGCTGCTGCTCGACCACCTGATCGCCCGGCAGGCCGCCCGGACCCCCCACGCCCCCGCCGTCATCGTCCCCGGCACGGCCGGCGCCTCCGCGACCTCCGATGCCCCTGCCCGCCCCGCCGCCCCCGGCACGGCCGGCGGTCCCGGCGGCACGGTCCTCACCTACGGCGGACTCGACCGGGCCGCCACCGCCGTCGCCGACCGGCTCCGCCTGCTGCTGGCCCGGACGGCGCCGTCCGGGCCGGCCGGCCAGGGCGCGCGGGTCGCGCTGGCGCTGACCGCCGGGCCCGAGGCCGTCGTGGCGCTGCTGGGAATCCTGAAGGCGGGCGCCGCCTACGTGCCGCTGGACCCGGCGCAGCCCGCCGAGCGGCTGGCCTACCTGCTGGCGGACTCCGGCGCGGCGGTGGTGATCGCGGAGGAGGCCGGGTTCGCCGGGTTCACCGGGCCGATCGTGACCCGGGCCGACCTCGCCTTCTGGACGACGGAGCGGGCGGCGGTCCCGGAGCCGGCCGTCAGGCATCCCGACCAGGCCGCCTACGTGATCTACACCTCCGGATCCACCGGACGGCCCAAAGGCGTGGTCGTCGGCCATCGCACGCTCTCCCACCTGGCCAGGTCGTTCCGGGACCTGCACGGGTTCGGGCCGGGGGAGCGGGTCCTCATGGTCCCGCCGCTCAGCTTCGACGCCTCGGCGGGAGACGTCTTCCCCGCGCTGATCAGCGGCGCGGCGCTGGTGCTGCACCCGGACCCCGCCTCGCTCACCGGCCCCGCGCTCGTCGACCTGTGCGCCGAGCACTCGATCACCATGGTCGACACCGCCTCGGCGCTGTGGCAGCAGTGGGTCGAGCACCTGGAGGAGGCCGGTGACGGCGGGGCGCGGGCCGGCGGCGCGGGGTTCCCGCTCACCACGATGATGGTCGGCGGCGAGGGCGTCCCGCTGGAGCGCCTGCGGGCCTGGGCCGGGCTGACCGGCGGCCGGGTCGCCTTCCACAACCACTACGGCCCCACCGAGGCGACCGTCTGCGCCACCGCCTACCGGACGGTCGACGGGTCGGAGCTGGGCGCGGCCACGCACCTGCCGATCGGGACCGCGCTGCCGCACACCCGCGTCTACGTGCTCGACCGGCACGGCAACCCGGCCCCGATCGGCGTGCCGGGCGAGGTGCACATCGGCGGCGAGTGCCTGGCCCACGGCTATCTCGGCCGCCCGGGCCTGACCGCCGGACGCTTCCTGCCCGACCCCTTCTCGCCCCGTCCGGGGGCCAGGATGTACGCCACCGGCGACCTGGCCAGGGTCCGGTCCGGCGGGAACCTGGAGTTCCTCGGCCGGACCGACCGGCAGGTGAAGGTCAACGGCAACCGGATCGAGCCGGGCGAGGTCGAGGCGGCCTGCCTGGCCCATCCCGGCGTCCGCGAGGCCGTGGTCGTCGCCGGGGCCCGGCGGCTGGTCGCCTACCTGGTGGGCGAGCCGCTCACCACGGCGGCCCTGCGGGCCTTCCTCGCCGACCGGCTCCCCGGCTACATGATCCCCGGCGCCGTCGTCATGCTCGCGGCCCTGCCCCTCACCTCGCACGGGAAGATCGACTTCCGGGCCCTGCCGGAGCCGGACCGGGACGGCGACGCCCCGCCGTACGAGCCGCCGAGAGAGGGCACCGAGCGGGCGCTCGCGGCGGTCTGGGCCGAGGTGCTCAAGGTCGAGCCGGGCCGCCGGGACAACTTCTTCGACCTGGGCGGCCACTCGCTGCTGGCGCCGCGGATCGTCTCCGGGATCGCCGCCGGGCTGGGGGTCACGGTCCCGATGACCGCGCTGTTCGCCACCGCGGACCTGGCCGAGCTGGCGGCCGTCGTGGACGGCCGGCCGGACGAGGCGGTGGACCTGCGCGCCGAGGCGGTCCTGCCCGGCGACATCGCCCGCACCGGGGCACCGGTCCCGGACGGGCCACCGGAACGGGTGCTGCTCACCGGCGCCTCCGGGTTCCTCGGCGCCTACCTCCTGGCCGGTCTGCTGCGCGCCACCGAGGCCGAGATCCACTGCCTGGTCAGGGGCGACGACCCGGTCGGGCGGCTGCGCGGCAACCTTGAGCGCCACGGCCTCTGGGAGGACCGGTTCGCCGGCCGGATCGTCCCGGAGCGCGGCGACCTCGGCGCCCCCGGGCTCGGCCTGCCGCCCGGACGCTCCGCCGAGCTGGCCGACTCGGCCGACCTCATCGTGCACAACGGCGCCCTGGTCAACTTCGCCCTGCCCTACCGGCGGCTGCGGGCGGCCAACGTGGACGGCGTCCTGGAGATCCTGCGCCTGGCGGCGCGCGGCCGGATCACCACCCCGGTCCACCTGGTCTCGACGCTCGGCGTCCACCTGACCCCGGGCGAGCGCACGGTCAGGGAAGGCGACCCGCTGCCCGACCCGGACCTGCTCCACCTCGGCTACGACCAGAGCAAATGGGTGGCCGACCGGCTGGCCGGCGCCGCCCGGCGGACCGGGCTCCCGATCGCGATCCACCGGCCCGCCCGCGTCTCCGCCGACAGCCGCACCGGCCGGTCCGCGCCCGGCGACTTCCTCGGCAGGCTCTTCGCCACCTGCGCGCTCCTGGGCTCGGTGCCCGACGGGGAACGGCTCGACATGGCACCGGTCGACCACGTCGCCGCGGCGATCGTGCACCTGGCCCGGAGCCGCGCCACCGGGGACTTCCACTACTACAATCCGCGCGTCCTGAACTCGGCGGAGCTGGCCGAGGGCCTGCGCGAGCGGGGCTTCCCGGTGCGGCTCGTGCCCGGCGGGCGGTGGCGTCGGCTGGTCCGCGACCGGCTGGCGGTCGGGGACGACCTGCCGATCGCCCTCTACCCGGCGTTCGTCGCCGACCACGAGGGGCCCGGCGGGCCGTCCTTCGACTGCTCGGCCACCGAGGAGACGCTCGCCGGGGCGGGGCTGGTCTGCCCGCCCGCCGACGGAGCCCTGCTCGGCCGGTATCTCGACCACTACATCGGCGCCGGAGTCCTCGCGGGGGCCCGCCGTGCGTGA
- a CDS encoding methyltransferase produces MPLYLDPDELRDQAPGPHLDLIGTMAFRAAGAAQRLGVFEALLDGPLPVTELAARTGTDAGALPVLLDALVSFGYLDRLPDRRYAASPMAAVLDRRSPWSYAPALAFWQDLLGELWDGLEETVRTGRPQADFYGWLESRPRTLREFQAMLDGMATGLAPLVAAAAPDPGERLLDVGGGHARYSIAFCQAHPRLTATIVDLPEALRGGRARIERAGLGGRVTAVPGDVARADLGAGHDTALLFNLCHGFDGPGNRALLARVAAALRPGGTVLILEPFADLPEGTPPVAEAFTRAFSLNLAVTQGGRIYSFDEVAGWLAEAGFGRIERHAIDGPSELLVARLPGAERTPETDAERTPESGAERTPETGADAARTRGEDG; encoded by the coding sequence ATGCCGTTGTATCTCGACCCTGACGAACTCCGTGACCAGGCACCCGGGCCGCATCTCGATCTGATCGGGACGATGGCGTTCCGGGCGGCCGGCGCCGCCCAGCGGCTGGGGGTCTTCGAGGCACTCCTGGACGGGCCGCTGCCCGTGACCGAGCTGGCGGCCCGGACGGGCACGGACGCCGGCGCCCTGCCCGTCCTGCTGGACGCGCTCGTCTCCTTCGGCTACCTCGACCGGCTGCCCGACCGGCGCTACGCCGCCAGCCCGATGGCGGCCGTGCTGGACCGGCGGAGCCCGTGGAGCTACGCCCCGGCGCTGGCCTTCTGGCAGGACCTGCTGGGCGAGCTCTGGGACGGGCTGGAGGAGACCGTCCGCACCGGCCGTCCCCAGGCCGACTTCTACGGGTGGCTGGAGAGCCGGCCGCGGACGCTGCGCGAGTTCCAGGCCATGCTGGACGGGATGGCCACCGGGCTCGCGCCGCTGGTCGCCGCGGCCGCGCCCGACCCGGGGGAGCGGCTGCTCGACGTCGGCGGCGGCCACGCCCGCTACAGCATCGCCTTCTGCCAGGCCCATCCCCGGCTCACCGCGACGATCGTGGACCTGCCGGAGGCGCTGCGGGGCGGCCGGGCCAGGATCGAGCGGGCCGGGCTGGGCGGCCGCGTCACGGCGGTCCCGGGCGACGTGGCCCGGGCCGACCTCGGCGCCGGCCACGACACGGCGCTGCTGTTCAACCTCTGCCACGGCTTCGACGGGCCGGGCAACCGCGCGCTGCTGGCGCGGGTCGCCGCCGCGCTGCGTCCCGGCGGCACGGTGCTGATCCTGGAGCCCTTCGCGGATCTGCCCGAGGGCACGCCACCGGTGGCCGAGGCGTTCACCCGGGCCTTCAGCCTCAACCTCGCCGTCACCCAGGGCGGCCGGATCTACTCCTTCGACGAGGTCGCCGGATGGCTGGCCGAGGCCGGGTTCGGCCGGATCGAGCGGCACGCGATCGACGGCCCCAGCGAACTGCTCGTCGCCCGCCTGCCCGGGGCGGAGCGGACCCCGGAGACAGACGCGGAGCGGACCCCGGAATCCGGGGCGGAGCGGACCCCGGAGACAGGCGCGGACGCGGCCCGGACCCGTGGGGAGGACGGATGA
- a CDS encoding MFS transporter — protein MRDGIRRFVVIWAAQLLSIIGSSLTGFVLGVWVYQKNGSATEFVLIMLCAVLPEVLLSPVAGAAADRWDRRRLLMAADAGAAAVTGVLAVLLASGALEVWHVYAITVAGSVFGTFHMAAYHSMMPLIMPQRHLGRANGLMQVADSVKIAAPLLAGTLLVTVGVTGVVVVDLATFLVTRVVMFAVRLPPEVTRPGAATPPEPLRRDLLHGWRHLRARPGLFQLVMVLAAYNLFFGMSGVLVQPLILSFGSPAVLGALMFAGGAGVFAGGLVLSAWGGPRRRMRGIAVSVALGGVLLTLHSLAPSPWLIAVVAPAFLFTLPFVQGVGMTVLQLKTDPAALGRVLSTVRTLTQAATVLTYLAAGPLADHVLEPMMAPDGALAGTLGSVIGAGTGRGLAAVFLLTGLGLLLLAPLAYLRPRFRNVESELPDAEDVHPPEPVPAKTDPARSPPDDDAATARPPGREEGAGPEAETEHPDVAQGVHIAQGDSDAVVSRP, from the coding sequence GTGCGTGACGGTATCCGCCGGTTCGTGGTGATCTGGGCGGCGCAGCTCCTGTCCATCATCGGGTCGAGCCTGACCGGGTTCGTGCTGGGCGTCTGGGTCTACCAGAAGAACGGCTCGGCCACCGAGTTCGTGCTGATCATGCTCTGCGCGGTCCTGCCCGAGGTGCTGCTGTCGCCGGTGGCCGGGGCGGCGGCCGACCGGTGGGACCGCCGGCGGCTGCTGATGGCGGCCGACGCCGGGGCCGCCGCGGTGACCGGGGTGCTGGCGGTGCTGCTGGCCTCCGGCGCGCTGGAGGTCTGGCACGTCTACGCGATCACGGTGGCCGGTTCGGTCTTCGGCACCTTCCACATGGCCGCCTACCACTCGATGATGCCGCTGATCATGCCGCAGCGGCACCTCGGCCGGGCCAACGGCCTGATGCAGGTGGCCGACTCGGTCAAGATCGCCGCCCCGCTGCTGGCGGGGACGCTGCTGGTGACGGTCGGGGTCACCGGCGTGGTCGTGGTCGACCTGGCGACGTTCCTGGTCACCCGGGTGGTCATGTTCGCCGTACGGCTGCCGCCGGAGGTCACCCGGCCGGGCGCCGCGACCCCGCCCGAGCCGCTCCGCCGGGACCTGCTCCACGGCTGGCGGCACCTGCGGGCCAGGCCCGGACTGTTCCAGCTCGTCATGGTGCTGGCGGCCTACAACCTGTTCTTCGGGATGTCCGGGGTGCTGGTCCAGCCGCTGATCCTGTCGTTCGGGTCGCCGGCGGTGCTGGGCGCGCTGATGTTCGCCGGTGGCGCGGGCGTCTTCGCCGGGGGTCTCGTGCTGAGCGCCTGGGGCGGACCCCGGCGCCGGATGCGCGGCATCGCGGTGTCGGTGGCCCTCGGCGGGGTGCTGCTGACCCTGCACAGCCTCGCCCCGTCGCCGTGGCTGATCGCGGTGGTGGCGCCGGCGTTCCTGTTCACGCTCCCGTTCGTGCAGGGCGTCGGGATGACCGTGCTGCAGCTCAAGACGGACCCGGCGGCGCTGGGCCGCGTCCTCAGCACGGTCCGCACGCTCACCCAGGCCGCCACCGTCCTGACCTACCTGGCCGCCGGCCCCCTCGCCGACCACGTCCTCGAACCGATGATGGCCCCCGACGGGGCGCTCGCCGGCACCCTCGGCAGCGTGATAGGCGCCGGCACCGGCCGGGGTCTGGCGGCCGTCTTCCTCCTCACCGGGCTGGGCCTGCTCCTGCTCGCCCCGCTCGCCTACCTCCGGCCCCGTTTCCGCAACGTGGAGTCCGAGCTCCCCGACGCCGAGGACGTGCACCCGCCGGAGCCCGTCCCCGCCAAGACCGATCCCGCACGTTCACCGCCGGACGACGACGCCGCCACCGCCCGCCCCCCGGGGCGGGAGGAGGGCGCGGGTCCGGAGGCCGAGACCGAGCACCCCGACGTCGCGCAAGGCGTTCACATCGCGCAAGGAGACAGCGATGCCGTTGTATCTCGACCCTGA
- a CDS encoding condensation domain-containing protein, translated as MSHASFDLRGIPLVLHLNGPLDVPALLGACAAVAARHPVLGPVRVARTETSDRRYPEVAAAEVTRPFDLDQGPLARFTLVTLGRRSSRLIFTAHGRVFDGGSKDLLLHDLADAYFSRAALPPLAVPYGERPPADGAEAFWAERDHRPAGLVLPGLRAGTGGAGTGPGEIVEMVLGGAEFAAFAAAATALGATRFELLVAALGMLLRRYGATGSPLALDLGTRTDQTRHHIGNFVARVPFVPHPGPGEDLPAHLRAVQAELRELYRFRHAPPPATSAPVLLSYRRRAPAPSFPGLGTGVEWTVFNGAARRALHVQAVDGDLSLTLGLRFDPAVIGHDDVARVAGYLRALLRAIAGEPYAKVADLPAPPHHESDEELQ; from the coding sequence ATGTCGCACGCCTCTTTCGACCTGCGGGGGATCCCGCTGGTGCTCCACCTGAACGGCCCCCTGGACGTCCCGGCGCTCCTCGGCGCGTGCGCCGCCGTCGCCGCGCGGCACCCGGTCCTCGGCCCGGTCCGGGTCGCCCGGACCGAGACGTCCGACCGGCGCTATCCGGAGGTCGCCGCCGCCGAGGTCACCCGCCCGTTCGACCTGGACCAGGGCCCGCTCGCCCGGTTCACGCTGGTCACGCTGGGACGCCGGAGCAGCCGGCTGATCTTCACGGCGCACGGCCGGGTGTTCGACGGCGGCTCCAAGGACCTCCTGCTCCACGACCTGGCCGACGCCTACTTCTCGCGGGCCGCGCTGCCCCCGCTGGCCGTGCCGTACGGCGAGCGTCCCCCGGCCGACGGCGCCGAGGCGTTCTGGGCCGAGCGCGACCACCGGCCCGCCGGGCTCGTCCTGCCCGGCCTGCGCGCCGGCACCGGCGGTGCCGGCACCGGTCCCGGCGAGATCGTCGAGATGGTGCTCGGCGGGGCGGAGTTCGCGGCCTTCGCCGCCGCCGCCACCGCCCTCGGCGCGACCAGGTTCGAACTGCTCGTGGCCGCGCTGGGCATGCTGCTGCGCCGCTACGGCGCCACCGGCTCGCCGCTCGCCCTCGACCTCGGCACCCGGACCGACCAGACGCGGCACCACATCGGGAACTTCGTCGCGCGGGTGCCGTTCGTCCCGCATCCGGGGCCCGGCGAGGACCTCCCCGCCCACCTGCGCGCGGTCCAGGCCGAGCTGCGCGAGCTGTACCGCTTCCGGCACGCGCCACCGCCGGCGACCTCCGCCCCCGTGCTGCTCAGCTACCGCAGGAGGGCGCCCGCGCCGAGCTTCCCCGGCCTCGGGACCGGCGTGGAGTGGACGGTCTTCAACGGCGCCGCCCGCCGCGCGCTGCACGTCCAGGCCGTGGACGGCGACCTGAGCCTCACCCTCGGCCTCCGCTTCGACCCCGCGGTGATCGGCCACGACGACGTGGCCCGTGTCGCGGGATACCTGCGCGCCCTGCTGCGCGCCATCGCCGGCGAGCCGTACGCGAAGGTCGCGGACCTTCCGGCGCCGCCTCACCACGAATCCGACGAGGAGCTCCAGTGA
- a CDS encoding phosphopantetheine-binding protein → MTDLSPPAPDPVLDSPEREDPVITQVREIWQEILRLDDIGLEEDLYDLGGHSLTITQIIARTRRRLGVEVSLDVFFDNPTIAGLAEEVTRLRGGLA, encoded by the coding sequence GTGACCGACCTGTCCCCCCCGGCCCCGGACCCCGTGCTCGACAGCCCGGAGCGGGAGGACCCCGTGATCACCCAGGTGCGCGAGATCTGGCAGGAGATCCTCCGGCTCGACGACATCGGCCTGGAGGAGGACCTCTACGACCTCGGCGGCCACTCGCTGACCATCACCCAGATCATCGCCAGGACCCGGCGCAGGCTGGGCGTGGAGGTCTCCCTCGACGTCTTCTTCGACAACCCCACCATCGCCGGCCTGGCCGAGGAGGTCACGCGGCTGCGAGGAGGGCTCGCGTGA
- a CDS encoding PIG-L deacetylase family protein, which produces MSRRTVVVSPHFDDAALSVAGVLARDGGPAVIVTALGGVPGGQVSAWDRLCGFASAEETARERRAEDARACEILGADQVALAHPDVPAAGLRLRELEDFLAAHVTPDTRVLVPMGIGNADHEAVRDQALEALWRAGVQEPWVYADLPYAAAAREWGTASADRALAATPPVRALAERHRIRPVLRIRLEGAEWTVKRRAVLAYASQLAPLACDYGEFLAVPGPLQHELVWAVER; this is translated from the coding sequence GTGAGCCGGCGGACGGTCGTGGTCTCGCCGCACTTCGACGACGCGGCCCTGTCGGTGGCGGGAGTGCTCGCGCGGGACGGGGGACCGGCGGTGATCGTCACGGCGCTGGGCGGGGTGCCGGGCGGGCAGGTCTCGGCATGGGACCGGCTGTGCGGGTTCGCCTCCGCCGAGGAGACGGCGCGGGAGCGGCGGGCGGAGGACGCCCGCGCGTGCGAGATCCTCGGGGCGGACCAGGTGGCGCTGGCCCATCCCGACGTCCCGGCGGCCGGACTCCGGCTGCGGGAGCTGGAGGACTTCCTCGCCGCGCACGTCACGCCGGATACGCGGGTGCTGGTCCCGATGGGGATCGGCAACGCCGACCACGAGGCGGTCCGGGACCAGGCGCTCGAGGCGCTGTGGCGGGCCGGCGTCCAGGAGCCGTGGGTCTACGCCGACCTTCCGTACGCCGCCGCGGCGCGTGAGTGGGGCACCGCCTCGGCGGATCGGGCACTGGCCGCCACACCGCCGGTCCGGGCCCTCGCGGAGCGGCACCGGATCCGCCCCGTGCTGCGGATCCGGCTGGAGGGGGCCGAGTGGACGGTCAAACGGCGCGCCGTGCTGGCCTACGCCTCCCAGCTCGCGCCGCTCGCCTGTGACTACGGGGAGTTCCTCGCCGTGCCCGGGCCGCTCCAGCACGAGCTGGTGTGGGCCGTCGAGAGGTGA